DNA sequence from the Candidatus Atribacteria bacterium genome:
TATTTGAAATTTGCGTTTCAGATATTTACTATTTAAAAAGCAAGAACAAGGAGATGTTGATGGAGATATTACAGGTGGGATTAATCTTGGCAACAGGTGTTGCAGCAGGATTTATGAATACTTTAGGAGGTGGTGGTTCCTTACTTACTTTGCCGATGCTTATATTTTTAGGCTCACCGGCAGCGGTGGCAAATGGAACCAACCGTATTGCCCTAATGGTTCAGAATATTGTAGCGGTGAGTAATTTTCGTAGAAAAGGATTTTTCTACCCAAAGTTAGGCATTACTTTGGCTATTCCGGCAGTTTTGGGCTCTTTTTTAGGAGCGAAGCTGGCCATATCTATTCCCGAAGAATTATTCCAAAAAATCTTAGCGGCCATTATGATCTTAGTCCTGGTTTTAATTCTTACCCGCCCGGAGAAAAAATTTTTAAAAGAAATTAAAGGGGAAAATCTAAGCCCTACACGCCTTATTATATCCTTGTTTGTATTTTTTGGTATCGGGGTCTATGGAGGATTTATCCAAGCCGGAGTAGGATTTATTATTATCTCAGCTCTGGCTTTAATTACCGGAATGTCCTTAGTAAAAATTAATAGT
Encoded proteins:
- a CDS encoding sulfite exporter TauE/SafE family protein; the protein is MEILQVGLILATGVAAGFMNTLGGGGSLLTLPMLIFLGSPAAVANGTNRIALMVQNIVAVSNFRRKGFFYPKLGITLAIPAVLGSFLGAKLAISIPEELFQKILAAIMILVLVLILTRPEKKFLKEIKGENLSPTRLIISLFVFFGIGVYGGFIQAGVGFIIISALALITGMSLVKINSLKLFIVLIYIFSSFVVFIAHGKVDWILGFTLAIGNALGAYLGTNFAVSKGDKWIRVFIVIAILSMSAKLLGLFNFLGL